One segment of Panulirus ornatus isolate Po-2019 chromosome 33, ASM3632096v1, whole genome shotgun sequence DNA contains the following:
- the LOC139759659 gene encoding transmembrane protein 17-like → MSGIPESARRLVSSTVQTLTGKFFPNITLDQLGDNNYGNEVVSSLPLQMVLFFSALFFPCWLISSFVMMSLKFQYVSNLHQCILVAIYIALPLIEVIRLYIGYVGNLEEKVPELAGSWLLTLLLQLPLLIFLLLVPGTLSLPMDYAVNSIFLIFLILHLFFGYHAINNTAAYQARLYHMYLVMKHNEGE, encoded by the exons ATGTCAGGAATTCCCGAAAGTGCCAGGCGGCTTGTGTCCTCCACCGTTCAAACTTTAACGGGAAAATTTTTCCCTAATATTACGTTAGATCAACTTGGGGATAATAATTATG GAAATGAAGTGGTGTCAAGTCTTCCTCTCCAGATGGTCCTATTTTTTTCAGCACTTTTCTTTCCATGCTGGTTGATAAGTTCATTTGTCATGATGTCACTAAAG TTTCAGTATGTGTCCAACTTACATCAGTGCATCTTAGTTGCAATTTACATAGCTCTTCCTTTAATTGAAGTGATTCGGCTCTACATAGGATATGTTGGAAATCTCGAGGAAAAG GTCCCAGAGTTGGCTGGAAGCTGGTTGTTAACTCTTCTTTTGCAGTTACCATTGCTTATCTTTTTGCTTTTGGTTCCTGGCACTTTGTCATTACCCATGGATTATGCTGTTAAttccatttttttaattttcttaattttGCATCTATTCTTTGGTTACCACGCAATAAATAATACAGCAGCATATCAAGCACGGTTATATCATATGTATTTGGTGATGAAACATAACGAAGGAGAATGA